One bacterium genomic window carries:
- a CDS encoding redoxin domain-containing protein, with amino-acid sequence MRTRVRRPLHGLALAALLLAPAGALAASGDVGTPAPGFTLQRYGGGTASLSDYQGQVVLLFIIGYS; translated from the coding sequence ATGCGAACGAGAGTCCGGCGCCCGCTCCACGGCCTGGCCCTGGCGGCGCTGCTGCTGGCGCCCGCCGGCGCCCTGGCCGCCTCCGGAGACGTCGGCACCCCCGCGCCCGGCTTCACCCTGCAGCGGTACGGGGGCGGCACCGCCTCGCTGTCCGACTACCAGGGCCAGGTGGTGCTGCTGTTCATCATCGGCTACTCCTGA
- a CDS encoding sigma-70 family RNA polymerase sigma factor, producing MPDNAITLLLGDIRAGDTSAVDRLLPLVYEELRRLAQARLASERADHTLQATALVHEAYLRLVDQRAAGWQDRAHFMALAATAIRRVLVDHARRRLAAKRGGGGERLSLTVAELADAPGADLDLIDLDAALAELGAAKPDHAQVIEMRFFGGMTAAEAAEVLGVTERTVERRWRFARAWLYRRLESDGSPDPA from the coding sequence ATGCCCGACAACGCCATCACCCTGCTGCTCGGCGACATCCGGGCCGGCGACACGTCGGCGGTCGATCGCCTGCTGCCGCTCGTCTACGAGGAGCTGCGCCGCCTGGCGCAGGCGCGGCTGGCGTCCGAGCGGGCCGACCACACCCTGCAGGCCACCGCCCTGGTGCACGAGGCGTACCTGCGCCTCGTCGACCAGCGCGCGGCCGGCTGGCAGGACCGCGCCCACTTCATGGCCCTGGCCGCCACCGCCATCCGGCGGGTGCTCGTCGACCACGCCCGCCGCCGGCTGGCGGCCAAGCGGGGCGGAGGCGGCGAGCGGCTCTCCCTGACCGTCGCCGAACTGGCCGACGCGCCCGGCGCCGACCTCGACCTGATCGACCTCGACGCGGCCCTGGCCGAGCTCGGCGCCGCCAAGCCGGACCATGCCCAGGTGATCGAGATGCGCTTCTTCGGGGGAATGACCGCGGCCGAGGCGGCCGAGGTGCTGGGGGTGACCGAGCGCACGGTCGAGCGGCGTTGGCGCTTCGCCAGGGCCTGGCTCTACCGCCGGCTCGAGTCGGACGGCTCGCCCGACCCGGCATAG